The DNA region AAACAATGTGATAAAGTAAGAAAAAGCAAGAATATTATTTCCAAACAAAGCGTAAACAGGTGTGAGAAGCAATGAAAAACCAATAGAAACATTTGATATCATTCCAGGATTATCTTCATTAAAAATAAGTCCTGTATTTTGTGCCGATTTGCCTTCTACAATATTTTTTGTCTGATGAATATACAATGCAAAATCATCACCCCAGTTGTGTGTATCTTTAACATTTATAACAAATAACGGTAATAATATTATTATAAGAATTATTAAATATCTTATTCTTTCATTTTTAAACAAATCTCTCATTAAAATATAATTATTCTTTTTTATCACTGATTATATAGGTAGGTCGTTTTTTTACTTCAAGAAATAGTTTACCGATATATTCTCCAATTATTCCAATTGTAATTAGTTGTATCCCTCCTATCAACAACACAGAAATAAGAATTGACGTCCATCCTTCAAGAACATTGTGAAAAATAAATTTAGCAAACAAAGCATAAACAATATAAGCAAATGCAAACAATGAAATTAAAAACCCAAAAAAAGTAGCAAGGCGTAATGGCTTGATGCTAAAAGACATAATACCTGTTTGAGCAAAAGAAAACATCTTTTTTGCAGAATATTTTGTTTTTCCGCTATACCTTTTTTCTGCAACATATTCAATTGATTTTGTTTTATAACCAACCCACTTTACTAAACCACGAATAAAGAGATAATATTCATTCATTTTTTTAAGTTCATCAACAACCTTTCTGTCAAGCAATCGGAAATCGGAAGCACCATTTTCAAGTTTTACATCCGACAAAATATTCATTATTTTGTAAAATAAGGCAGATGAAAGCTTCTTCA from Bacteroidota bacterium includes:
- a CDS encoding glycosyltransferase family 2 protein, translated to MKNLCLASYSLSLFLKRNVFIKTPLTLFMEISVIVPAYNEKENIEKLFFAIKNVIENQIKTSFEVIFIDDGSTDDSWQLIERLADEQSEVKGFRFSKNFGHQYALKAGIDYALGDAVISIDADFQQPPELIVKMYKEWKNGNQIVYALRKKTKGTGILKKLSSALFYKIMNILSDVKLENGASDFRLLDRKVVDELKKMNEYYLFIRGLVKWVGYKTKSIEYVAEKRYSGKTKYSAKKMFSFAQTGIMSFSIKPLRLATFFGFLISLFAFAYIVYALFAKFIFHNVLEGWTSILISVLLIGGIQLITIGIIGEYIGKLFLEVKKRPTYIISDKKE